The window AGAGCCGGTGGTCGGCAGCGCACTCGCGGCCAGCCTGTTTGCGATTGCGCTGCTGGCCTCCGGCCAAAGCTCGACCTTCACTGGCACCATTGCCGGCCAGATCGTGATGGAAGGTTTTCTCGACTTGAAGATCCCCTGCTGGCAACGCCGGCTGCTCACGCGGGCTCTGGCCCTGGTGCCGGCCTTCATCGGCGTGTGGTGGTTCGGCGACGACGCCATCGGCAGGATGCTGGTGCTGAGCCAGGTGGTGCTGAGTTTCCAGTTGCCGTTCGCGATGTGGCCGCTGATCCGCTTCACCAGCAACCGGCAGATGATGGGCGAATTCGCCAACGGGCCGGTGCTGAAGGCGCTGGCCTGGCTGCTGTTCGTGGTGATCAGCGCGGCCAATGTGTGGCTGGTGGCCTCGGTGTTCTCCTGAGGCCCGGCCCTGCGACACCCTTAGGCCAGCGACTCCACCTACTCCACTTTCCTTCCGGCCTCGGGCGGTCTTTTCTCTCTCCCGTCTTCCTTGACGGCGGCTTTGGCGGGTGGCGGTTCCGCGTGTTTCTCCGCTTCGGGCAGGTGCCTGGTCATTGGCTGCGCAGCCTTGGCCTTTTCGGCGGCCTCGGCCTTTTCCGCTTGAACCTGGGCTTCCGCGTGCTGATGTTGCAGCGCGCGTGCCTGTGCCTGTGCCTGTGGCGCCGGCTTGGCGGTGTTTGCCGCATGAGGCGGAAGGGGCGGAGGCGTGGGCGTCGGCGGTTTCTCCGCCACGGGCGCGGGCACGTGGGTCACCGGCGTTTGCGCCGCCGCCAGGTGCGCCTGGGCGGGCGCCTTCGATGCGAAGGCACGGCCCGAGGTGGTGGCCGCGGCGGGGGCGACGATGGTCACGTTTTTCACGTTGGTGACATTCGTGACCTCGGTGACGCGTGTGTTGTTGACCGTGTTGTTGACCGTCGTGCGGTTGCCGCTGTTGTTTTCCACCCGGTTCTGGATGTGCATGCCGATGTTGGTGACTGGCGGCGCACCGATCACCACCGCCGGCGGCGTGCCAATGGGCGCGGGAACGATCAGCCCGGCGCGAGACCCGGGTGGCGCCGGCACGAACACCCCCGATGGACCCAGCGGCCGCGGACCAGGGACGACGCCGGGCAGCACGGTGGCCAAGCCCAGGCGAAGGCCCGGCGGAGGTGGCACGAACACCGCACCCGGCGGGGACCAATGGCCGGCGATGAACACCACCACGCCCGCGCGGTTTTCATAGTAGGGATGGACCCAGCGGTACTGGGGCTTCGGCGGCGCTGCCCAGCGCCCTGCGGCCCACACCCAGTCGCCCTGCCAGGCCCAGTAGCCGCCGGTCCAGACGGCGTCGTCGAAAGGCCTGGGCGGGGGCGCTTCGACCCGCATCGGCGGCGGCGCCCAGCCCACGACCACCGGCGGCGGCTGACGCAGCGGCGGGTCGATATAGACGGACACGGCATGCGCCACAGGTGGTGCCGCGTAACTCACCGCAGGTGCGGGCATGGGTGCCGGCGCGATGGCAGGCGCGGCCACGCGCGCCGGTGAGGGTGTAGGCGCTGGTGCTGGCACCGGGGCGGCGACCGGGGCACCGACCTGCTGGGTCGGCTGCTTGGTGCAACCGACCATCGCGACCAGCACGAGCAACAGCGCCGTCCTGGGCGCGAGGGTGAGTCTTTTCATGAGGGCTTCCTGTTCCGGCTTGCGTGGACAACGCAGCCCGATCAGGGCACGCCGACATGGCGGGCGTGTAACAGTGAGCTTTACGTTGGCGCCCGCACTCAGGAAGCCTCGCGCATCAGCGCGATCAGGTCGACATGGTGGTGTTCCGTGGCGAGGTCGAGCGCGGTCTTGCCGCTGGGGTCTTGCAGCTGCTTGTTGGCGCCGCCGATGAGCAGGCGGCGCACGGTTTCGTAATGCCCGGCACTGGCGGCCAGCATCAACGCGGTCTGGCCGTTGGCGTCTCGCGCATCGGGATCCGCCCCCTTGGCCAGCAGCGCGCTGACCTTGTCGGCTTCGCCCGCCCCCGCGGCCTGCATGAGGGGGGCGGTGTTCGCGCCCTGGGCGACGGCCGCCACCGAAAAGACACAGGCCAGGCTCAGCGCGGTACGGAGAAGCAGTTTTTTCACGGTATTTCCTTGGGTGGCGAGGACTGGATTCATGGTGCAGCGAACGAAGCAAGACACATACCAAAACGCCGCAAGAACGATCCCAGCCAGAAGCTTTACACATCAAGCAGGCACGCACCAAGGCGGCGCTGCGCGGCGCATTTTTTCATGGCGCGGGATTTGCTTTTGCACACATCTCTACAGCCACCGGACACACTTCTTCATGCCGTCTCCACACGCCTTCCTCGCGTCGCGCCGCCGCGTTCTGCACATCTCCGCCACCGTCATCGCCAGCGCGGTGCTCGTCGCCTGCGGCGGCGGTGATGGCAGCATCACGCTCAAGCCGGACCGCAAGCCCTTCCCTCTGGTCGAGGCCACTGTGAGCGGCTTTCATGCCGCCATGCGCAATGGCGACGTGTCCTGCCGCGACGTGGTGCAAGGTTATCTGGACCGCATCGCCGCCTACGACGCCGACGCCACCGCGGCCTTCCCGAACAGCCCGGGCCTGCACAGCGTGATCACGGTGAATTCGGCCGCGCTGGCCCGCGCCGACGAACTCGATCGCAGCTTCTTCGCCACCGGCACGATGGTCGGCCCGATGCATTGCGTGACCGTGCTGGCCAAGGACAACTACGACACCTTCGACATGAAGACCACCGCCGGTTCGCTGGCGCTGCAGAACAACCAGCCACCGGACGACGCCTACACCGTGCAGAAGATCCGCGCGGCCGGCGGCATCATCATCGGCAAGGCCAACATGGACGAGTTCGCCTTCGGCTTCACCGGCAGTTCCTCGGTCGGCGGCAAGACCAAGAACGCCTATGTGCCGACCAACAGCGCAGGCGGCTCCTCTTCCGGCACCGGCACCTCGATCGCGGCCAGCCTGGCCATGGTCGGCCTGGGCACGGACACCGGTGGCTCGGTGCGCGTGCCGGCCGCGGTGGAAGGGCTGTATGGCCTGCGGCCCACGCTGCGACTGGTCAGCCAGGACGGCATCG of the Rhodoferax koreense genome contains:
- a CDS encoding ankyrin repeat domain-containing protein, whose protein sequence is MKKLLLRTALSLACVFSVAAVAQGANTAPLMQAAGAGEADKVSALLAKGADPDARDANGQTALMLAASAGHYETVRRLLIGGANKQLQDPSGKTALDLATEHHHVDLIALMREAS
- a CDS encoding YXWGXW repeat-containing protein; translation: MKRLTLAPRTALLLVLVAMVGCTKQPTQQVGAPVAAPVPAPAPTPSPARVAAPAIAPAPMPAPAVSYAAPPVAHAVSVYIDPPLRQPPPVVVGWAPPPMRVEAPPPRPFDDAVWTGGYWAWQGDWVWAAGRWAAPPKPQYRWVHPYYENRAGVVVFIAGHWSPPGAVFVPPPPGLRLGLATVLPGVVPGPRPLGPSGVFVPAPPGSRAGLIVPAPIGTPPAVVIGAPPVTNIGMHIQNRVENNSGNRTTVNNTVNNTRVTEVTNVTNVKNVTIVAPAAATTSGRAFASKAPAQAHLAAAQTPVTHVPAPVAEKPPTPTPPPLPPHAANTAKPAPQAQAQARALQHQHAEAQVQAEKAEAAEKAKAAQPMTRHLPEAEKHAEPPPAKAAVKEDGREKRPPEAGRKVE